A part of Chitinimonas koreensis genomic DNA contains:
- a CDS encoding YgiQ family radical SAM protein, translated as MSASPQPIYQLPAGVAPRKPATFLPMSRAEMDALGWDECDVILVSGDAYIDHPSFGMALVGRLLEAQGLRVGILAQPDGGSAEAFKALGRPRLFFGVTAGNMDSMINRYTADRRPRSDDAYTPHAAPDKRPDRAVTVYSQRCREAYPGVQIMIGGIEASLRRIAQYDYWSDKVRQSALVYAKADILLFGNAERALVEVAQRAAAGEKLRDMRDIRGTAFIVPHGWRPDEGWSEEDSTTVDLPGRVDAHPDPYAMEPEPAGRTLGPTADGALPELGRTSCPTATVDGAPSDLKSDLQNPQPVVMPIRLVSKAERLRQKLEARQKTVVRIPAYEAVAHDPVLYAHASRVLHLESNPGNARALVQLHGERDVWINPPPIPLTTPEMDYVFGRRYARNPHPSYGDAHIPAWEMIRFSINIMRGCFGGCTFCSITEHEGRIIQSRSEASILGEIEEIRDKTAGFKGHITDLGGPTANMYRLACKDPKIESACRRLSCVYPGICENLNTDHSSLIQLYRKARAIPGVKKITIGSGLRYDIAVRSPEYIKELVTHHVSGYLKIAPEHTEDGPLDMMMKPGIGAFERFKELFDRFSKQAGKEQYLIPYFIAAHPGTTDEDMLNLALWLKKHGFRPDQVQAFTPTPMAMATTMWHTRRNPLKKLSRSSDKVAVIRDGQQRKLHKAFLRYHDPKNWPMLREALLNMGRRDLIGHGAHHLIPPERPGERQLKAPAGNARGGGGPGTANPSARGGGRRPAVGKGDGRRGKGGNGR; from the coding sequence ATGTCCGCCAGTCCCCAGCCCATCTACCAACTGCCCGCCGGCGTCGCGCCGCGCAAGCCGGCCACTTTCCTGCCCATGAGCCGGGCCGAAATGGACGCGCTCGGCTGGGACGAATGCGACGTGATCCTGGTCAGCGGCGACGCCTATATCGACCACCCGAGCTTCGGCATGGCGCTGGTCGGCCGGCTGCTCGAGGCGCAGGGCCTGCGCGTCGGCATCCTGGCCCAGCCCGACGGAGGCAGCGCCGAGGCGTTCAAGGCGCTGGGCCGGCCGCGGCTGTTCTTCGGCGTCACCGCCGGCAACATGGATTCGATGATCAACCGCTACACGGCCGACCGCCGGCCGCGTTCGGACGACGCCTACACCCCGCACGCCGCGCCCGACAAGCGGCCCGACCGCGCGGTGACGGTCTACTCGCAGCGCTGCCGCGAGGCCTACCCGGGCGTGCAGATCATGATCGGCGGCATCGAGGCCTCGCTGCGCCGCATCGCCCAGTACGACTACTGGAGCGACAAGGTGCGCCAGTCGGCGCTGGTCTATGCCAAAGCCGACATCCTGCTGTTCGGCAACGCCGAGCGCGCGCTGGTCGAGGTGGCGCAGCGCGCCGCCGCCGGCGAGAAGCTGCGCGACATGCGCGACATCCGCGGCACCGCCTTCATCGTGCCGCACGGCTGGCGGCCCGACGAGGGCTGGAGCGAGGAGGACTCGACCACCGTCGACCTGCCCGGCCGCGTCGATGCGCATCCCGATCCGTACGCGATGGAACCCGAGCCCGCAGGTCGGACTTTAGGTCCGACGGCGGACGGGGCGCTGCCGGAGCTAGGTCGGACTTCATGTCCGACGGCGACGGTGGATGGGGCGCCGTCGGACCTAAAGTCCGACCTGCAGAACCCTCAGCCCGTCGTGATGCCGATCCGCCTGGTCAGCAAGGCCGAGCGGCTGCGGCAGAAGCTCGAAGCCCGCCAGAAGACGGTGGTGCGCATCCCGGCCTACGAGGCGGTCGCCCACGACCCGGTGCTGTACGCCCACGCCAGCCGGGTGCTGCACCTCGAATCGAACCCGGGCAATGCGCGCGCGCTGGTGCAGCTGCACGGCGAGCGCGACGTCTGGATCAACCCGCCGCCGATCCCGCTGACCACGCCCGAGATGGACTACGTGTTCGGCCGCCGCTATGCGCGCAACCCGCATCCGTCCTACGGCGATGCGCATATCCCGGCCTGGGAGATGATCCGCTTCTCGATCAACATCATGCGCGGCTGCTTCGGCGGCTGTACCTTCTGCTCGATCACCGAGCACGAGGGCCGCATCATCCAGAGCCGTTCGGAAGCATCGATCCTCGGCGAGATCGAGGAGATCCGCGACAAGACGGCCGGCTTCAAGGGCCATATCACCGACCTCGGCGGCCCGACGGCCAACATGTACCGGCTGGCCTGCAAGGATCCGAAGATCGAGTCTGCCTGCCGCCGGCTGTCCTGCGTCTACCCGGGCATCTGCGAGAACCTGAATACCGACCATTCCTCGCTGATCCAGCTGTACCGCAAGGCGCGCGCGATCCCCGGCGTGAAGAAGATCACCATCGGCTCGGGTCTGCGCTACGACATCGCGGTGCGCTCGCCCGAGTACATCAAGGAGCTGGTCACCCATCACGTCAGCGGCTACCTGAAGATCGCGCCGGAGCACACCGAGGACGGCCCGCTCGACATGATGATGAAGCCGGGCATCGGCGCCTTCGAGCGCTTCAAGGAGCTGTTCGACCGCTTCAGCAAGCAGGCGGGCAAGGAGCAGTACCTGATCCCCTACTTCATCGCCGCCCACCCGGGCACCACCGACGAAGACATGCTGAACCTGGCGCTGTGGCTGAAGAAGCACGGCTTCCGGCCCGACCAGGTGCAGGCCTTCACGCCGACGCCGATGGCGATGGCCACCACCATGTGGCACACCCGGCGCAATCCGCTGAAGAAGCTGAGCCGCAGCTCGGACAAGGTCGCGGTGATCCGCGACGGCCAGCAGCGCAAGCTGCACAAGGCTTTCCTGCGCTACCACGACCCGAAGAACTGGCCGATGCTGCGCGAGGCGCTGCTGAACATGGGCCGGCGCGACCTGATCGGCCACGGCGCCCACCACCTGATCCCGCCCGAGCGGCCGGGCGAGCGCCAGCTCAAGGCGCCGGCCGGCAATGCGCGCGGCGGCGGCGGGCCGGGGACGGCGAATCCCTCGGCGCGCGGCGGCGGCCGTCGGCCGGCCGTTGGCAAGGGGGATGGGCGCAGGGGGAAGGGTGGGAACGGCAGGTGA
- a CDS encoding cyclic nucleotide-binding domain-containing protein: MKNQQAMQRLLATVPLFQGLSPEELLLFLSHCRQQEIADQVVVVREGEHGRHLYAVMSGKLQVQRRGQAGETVELATLSAGDVFGELALIDFGERSASVVSSEPCRLLGFDRLDMVKLPAELAAKLYRNVGTLMAERLRRSNSLVTVLLAQRELPVLQDKAEAAEADGNGYSMPKQRVVIRR; encoded by the coding sequence ATGAAGAACCAGCAAGCCATGCAGCGCCTGCTGGCGACCGTGCCGCTGTTCCAGGGCCTGTCGCCGGAAGAGTTGCTGCTGTTCCTGTCGCACTGCCGCCAGCAGGAGATCGCCGACCAGGTCGTCGTCGTGCGGGAAGGCGAGCACGGCCGCCACCTGTACGCGGTGATGAGCGGCAAGCTGCAGGTGCAGCGCCGCGGCCAGGCCGGCGAGACGGTGGAGCTGGCGACGCTGTCGGCCGGCGACGTGTTCGGCGAGCTGGCGCTGATCGATTTCGGCGAGCGCTCGGCCTCGGTGGTCAGCAGCGAGCCGTGCCGGCTGCTGGGATTCGACCGGCTCGACATGGTGAAGCTGCCGGCCGAGCTGGCGGCCAAGCTCTACCGCAATGTCGGCACCCTGATGGCCGAGCGGCTGCGGCGCAGCAACAGCCTGGTCACCGTGCTGCTGGCGCAGCGCGAACTGCCGGTGCTGCAGGACAAGGCCGAGGCGGCCGAGGCAGACGGCAATGGGTACAGCATGCCGAAGCAGCGGGTGGTGATCAGGCGTTGA
- a CDS encoding M28 family metallopeptidase: MQRKLIPLLLAGLAAGSLAGAAPAPKKVWITLGDAAYAELQKLAPQALAAESRAMPASAGVGRSGGLERVHVVQVDEAVLDGLSESIHHQLNHCGGYMVHRTETEARSTLGRQTALLATATATRPSYAIDNQATVNPLLPQMQESNIAGTINSLSSYTNRYYTSSHGVNASNWLAQQWQQMAGSRSDVTVEQFAHTGWSQKSVILTIKGTDNASEVVVIGGHLDSINGSGGSAETMRAPGADDDASGIASLTETARIMLSTGYKPRRTIKFMGYAAEEVGLRGSQDIAKKFKADGVNVVGVMQLDMTNYKGSANDIYIYTDYTDSQQNTFLANLITTYLPTLKVGYDKCGYGCSDHASWNGQGYVASLPFEAAFNQDNPYIHSVNDTYANSGNQAAHALKFARLALAYAVELGSDGSGTPGGGDKVETFTGSVAKGQNVNYGPFATVAGSTFKAEITGTGDADLYVRKNAAPTTSTYDCRPYQSGSNETCSVNVTANGNAYVMVRGYTAAAYTLKVTYRPQ, encoded by the coding sequence ATGCAACGCAAGCTGATTCCCCTGCTGTTGGCCGGCCTCGCCGCCGGCAGCCTGGCCGGCGCCGCGCCGGCCCCGAAGAAGGTCTGGATCACCCTCGGCGACGCCGCTTACGCCGAACTGCAGAAGCTGGCGCCGCAGGCGCTGGCCGCCGAGAGCCGCGCCATGCCGGCCAGCGCTGGCGTCGGCCGCAGCGGCGGCCTGGAGCGCGTACACGTGGTGCAGGTCGACGAGGCCGTGCTCGACGGCCTGTCCGAATCGATCCACCACCAGCTCAACCACTGCGGCGGCTACATGGTGCACCGCACCGAGACCGAGGCGCGCAGCACGCTGGGCCGCCAGACCGCCCTCCTGGCCACCGCCACCGCGACGCGGCCGAGCTACGCGATCGACAACCAGGCCACCGTCAACCCGCTGCTGCCGCAGATGCAGGAAAGCAATATCGCCGGCACCATCAACAGCCTGTCGTCCTACACCAACCGCTACTACACCAGCAGCCACGGCGTGAACGCCTCCAACTGGCTGGCGCAGCAGTGGCAGCAGATGGCCGGCAGCCGCAGCGACGTGACGGTCGAGCAGTTCGCCCACACCGGCTGGTCGCAGAAATCGGTGATCCTGACCATCAAGGGCACCGACAACGCCAGCGAAGTCGTGGTGATCGGCGGCCACCTCGATTCGATCAACGGCAGCGGCGGCTCGGCCGAGACCATGCGCGCACCGGGCGCCGACGACGATGCCTCGGGCATCGCCAGCCTCACCGAAACGGCCCGGATCATGCTGTCGACCGGCTACAAGCCGCGCCGCACCATCAAGTTCATGGGCTACGCCGCCGAGGAAGTGGGCCTGCGCGGCTCGCAGGACATCGCCAAGAAGTTCAAGGCCGACGGCGTCAACGTGGTCGGCGTGATGCAGCTGGACATGACCAACTACAAGGGTTCGGCCAACGACATCTATATCTACACCGACTACACCGACAGCCAGCAGAACACCTTCCTGGCCAACCTGATCACCACCTACCTGCCCACGCTGAAGGTCGGCTACGACAAGTGCGGCTACGGCTGCTCGGACCACGCCTCGTGGAACGGCCAGGGCTACGTCGCCTCGCTGCCGTTCGAGGCCGCCTTCAATCAGGACAACCCCTACATCCACTCGGTCAACGACACCTACGCCAACTCGGGCAACCAGGCGGCGCATGCGCTGAAGTTCGCCCGCCTGGCGCTGGCCTACGCGGTGGAGCTGGGCAGCGACGGCAGCGGCACACCGGGCGGCGGCGACAAGGTGGAGACCTTCACCGGCAGCGTGGCCAAGGGCCAGAACGTGAACTACGGCCCGTTCGCCACGGTGGCCGGCAGCACCTTCAAGGCCGAGATCACCGGCACCGGCGACGCCGACCTCTACGTGCGCAAGAACGCCGCGCCGACCACCAGCACCTACGATTGCCGCCCTTACCAGTCGGGCAGCAACGAGACCTGCTCGGTCAACGTGACGGCCAACGGCAACGCCTACGTGATGGTGCGCGGCTACACCGCGGCGGCCTACACGCTGAAAGTGACCTACCGCCCGCAGTAA
- a CDS encoding M4 family metallopeptidase — MLSVLVGAALGTVAAERVDLEHMPAAFAAQTNARTAAITSGTATIQRTLGLAADEAQAVRSQTLPNGKVITRYQQFHQGVPVWGEAIVEHRLPGVAAAKLSGTVVNGLAQDLPSAKPTMPAAMVLAQAKNLALKGKSAKVENEQAKLYVKLDANGRARLVYLVSFFVEDASAPSRPHFFIDANTGAVLERWEGLAHKDATGPGGNQKTGQYEYGTDFGPLVVTDDCKMNSGNVITVNLNHGTSGSTPFQFACPRNTVKQINGAYSPLNDAHYFGNVVFNMYQDWFNLRPISQTLYMKVHYSTNYQNAFWDGSAMSFGDGGSTFYPLVSLDVSAHEVSHGFTEQNSGLTYSGQSGGMNEAFSDMAGEAAEFYMKGSNDFQVGAEIFKAAGALRYMDNPPRDGSSIGNAADYRSGMDVHYSSGVYNKAFYTLAKTAGWGTRKAFEVMVDANRLYWTANSTFNEGACGVEKAADNRGYSKADVTAAFAAVGVSCNSNPNPNPGGTVLQKGVPVTGLTAAKGAELRYTMVIPAGAKNLTFKISGGTGDADLYVKFGSAPTTSSYDYRPYLSSNNETVTIASPKTGTYHLMLRGYAAFSGVTLVGNHQ; from the coding sequence ATGCTGTCGGTCCTGGTCGGCGCTGCCCTCGGTACCGTCGCCGCCGAGCGCGTCGATCTGGAACACATGCCGGCAGCATTCGCCGCGCAGACCAATGCCCGCACCGCGGCCATCACCAGCGGCACGGCCACCATCCAGCGCACGCTCGGCCTCGCCGCCGACGAAGCCCAGGCGGTGCGCAGCCAGACCCTGCCGAACGGCAAGGTCATCACCCGCTACCAGCAATTCCACCAGGGCGTGCCGGTCTGGGGCGAAGCGATCGTCGAGCACCGCCTGCCCGGCGTCGCCGCCGCCAAGCTGTCCGGCACCGTGGTCAACGGCCTGGCCCAGGACCTGCCGAGCGCCAAGCCGACCATGCCGGCCGCCATGGTGCTGGCCCAGGCCAAGAACCTGGCCCTCAAGGGCAAGAGCGCCAAGGTCGAGAACGAGCAGGCCAAGCTGTACGTGAAGCTCGATGCCAACGGCCGTGCCCGCCTGGTCTACCTGGTGTCGTTCTTCGTCGAAGACGCTTCGGCCCCGTCGCGTCCGCACTTCTTCATCGACGCCAACACCGGCGCCGTGCTCGAGCGTTGGGAAGGTCTCGCCCACAAGGATGCGACCGGCCCCGGCGGCAACCAGAAGACCGGCCAGTACGAATACGGCACCGACTTCGGCCCGCTGGTCGTGACCGACGACTGCAAGATGAACAGCGGCAACGTGATCACGGTCAACCTGAACCACGGCACCAGCGGTTCCACGCCGTTCCAGTTCGCCTGCCCGCGCAACACGGTGAAGCAGATCAACGGCGCCTACTCGCCGTTGAACGACGCCCACTACTTCGGCAACGTCGTGTTCAACATGTACCAGGACTGGTTCAACCTGCGCCCGATCAGCCAGACCCTGTACATGAAGGTGCACTACAGCACCAACTACCAGAACGCGTTCTGGGACGGCTCGGCCATGAGCTTCGGCGACGGCGGCAGCACCTTCTACCCGCTGGTGTCGCTCGACGTGTCGGCGCACGAAGTCAGCCACGGCTTCACCGAGCAGAACTCGGGCCTGACCTACTCGGGCCAGTCGGGCGGCATGAACGAAGCCTTCTCCGACATGGCCGGCGAAGCCGCCGAGTTCTACATGAAGGGCAGCAACGACTTCCAGGTCGGCGCCGAGATCTTCAAGGCCGCCGGCGCGCTGCGCTACATGGACAACCCGCCGCGTGACGGCAGCTCGATCGGCAATGCCGCCGACTACCGCAGCGGCATGGACGTGCACTACTCGAGCGGCGTCTACAACAAGGCCTTCTACACGCTGGCCAAGACCGCAGGCTGGGGCACGCGCAAGGCCTTCGAAGTGATGGTCGATGCCAACCGCCTGTACTGGACCGCCAACAGCACCTTCAACGAAGGCGCTTGCGGCGTCGAGAAGGCGGCCGACAACCGTGGTTACAGCAAGGCCGACGTGACCGCCGCCTTCGCCGCGGTGGGCGTGAGCTGCAACAGCAACCCGAACCCGAACCCCGGCGGCACCGTGCTGCAGAAGGGTGTGCCGGTGACGGGCCTGACCGCCGCCAAGGGCGCCGAGCTGCGCTACACCATGGTGATCCCGGCCGGTGCCAAGAACCTGACCTTCAAGATCTCGGGCGGCACCGGTGACGCCGACCTGTACGTGAAGTTCGGTTCGGCTCCGACCACCAGCTCGTACGACTACCGTCCGTACCTCAGCAGCAACAACGAGACGGTGACCATCGCCTCGCCCAAGACCGGCACCTACCACCTGATGCTGCGCGGCTACGCCGCCTTCAGCGGTGTCACGCTGGTCGGCAACCACCAGTAA
- the crcB gene encoding fluoride efflux transporter CrcB, whose protein sequence is MSAILAIALGAALGALARWGLSLWLNPLFPTLPYGTLAANLVGGYLVGVAYAFFAHFGDLAPEWRLFAVTGFLGGLTTFSTFSAEVVTLLRNDQPGWALAAAGVHLLGSLLLTAAGMASAQLLLRR, encoded by the coding sequence ATGTCCGCCATCCTCGCCATCGCCCTCGGCGCCGCGCTCGGCGCGCTGGCCCGCTGGGGCCTGTCGCTGTGGCTCAATCCGCTGTTCCCCACGCTGCCCTACGGCACCCTGGCCGCCAACCTGGTCGGCGGCTACCTGGTCGGCGTCGCCTACGCTTTCTTCGCCCATTTCGGCGATCTCGCGCCCGAGTGGCGGCTGTTCGCCGTCACCGGCTTCCTCGGCGGCCTCACCACCTTCTCGACCTTCTCGGCCGAGGTCGTCACGCTGCTGCGCAACGACCAGCCGGGCTGGGCGCTGGCTGCCGCCGGCGTTCACCTGCTCGGCTCGCTGCTCCTCACCGCAGCCGGCATGGCGAGTGCGCAATTGTTGCTTCGGCGCTAA
- a CDS encoding sigma-54-dependent transcriptional regulator codes for MGSNDILIVDDEIGIRELLSEILQDEGYRVAVAENAAQARQIRNQGRPALVLLDIWMPDTDGVTLLKEWASNGQLTMPVVMMSGHATIDTAVEATRIGAFDFLEKPIGLQKLLATVKRALKHGEVQPKVAENSLAALGKSPQILILKKQLDQAQSLSFPLLMTGEPGSGFVTCARYLTPPTAPFVAPDSQDALVESGADLVARAANGTLFLRDIGHYERRAQAALVALLPRLDKHNVRLICATSKSLPELIDRFDPALFTYLSQLVVPLPALREHRDDIPELAEHILASVVEANKTGPRRFSSAALNALRQHDWPGNHEQLHNIVKSLALTSTDSDIDAAPVSRVLAQFSPPRAQAVIAAGPQFNFDQPLREARDEFERAYFEHHIGLEGGNMSRVADKVGLERTHLYRKLKQLGVQVIKRPRA; via the coding sequence GTGGGTAGTAACGACATCCTGATCGTCGACGACGAGATCGGCATCCGTGAATTGCTGTCGGAAATCCTGCAGGACGAAGGCTATCGCGTCGCGGTGGCCGAAAACGCGGCCCAGGCCCGCCAGATCCGCAACCAGGGCCGCCCGGCGCTGGTCCTGCTCGACATCTGGATGCCCGACACCGATGGCGTGACCTTGCTCAAGGAGTGGGCCAGCAACGGCCAGCTGACCATGCCGGTGGTGATGATGTCCGGCCACGCCACCATCGACACCGCGGTCGAGGCTACCCGCATCGGCGCGTTCGACTTCCTCGAGAAGCCGATCGGCCTGCAGAAGCTGCTGGCCACCGTGAAGCGCGCGCTCAAGCACGGCGAGGTGCAACCCAAGGTGGCCGAGAATTCGCTGGCCGCGCTGGGCAAGAGCCCGCAGATCCTGATCCTCAAGAAGCAGCTCGACCAGGCGCAGAGCCTGTCGTTTCCGCTCCTGATGACCGGCGAGCCGGGCAGCGGCTTCGTCACCTGCGCGCGCTACCTGACGCCGCCGACCGCGCCCTTCGTCGCGCCCGACAGCCAGGACGCGCTGGTCGAGAGCGGCGCCGACCTGGTCGCCCGCGCCGCCAACGGCACGCTGTTCCTGCGCGACATCGGCCACTACGAGCGGCGCGCCCAGGCCGCGCTGGTGGCGCTGCTGCCGCGGCTGGACAAGCACAATGTGCGGCTGATCTGCGCGACCTCGAAGAGCCTGCCCGAGCTGATCGACCGCTTCGACCCGGCGCTGTTCACCTACCTGTCGCAACTGGTGGTGCCGCTGCCCGCGCTGCGCGAGCACCGCGACGACATCCCGGAGCTGGCCGAGCACATCCTGGCCAGCGTGGTCGAGGCCAACAAGACCGGCCCGCGCCGCTTCAGCTCGGCCGCGCTCAACGCCTTGCGCCAGCACGACTGGCCGGGCAACCACGAGCAGCTGCACAACATCGTCAAGAGCCTGGCGCTGACCTCGACCGACAGCGACATCGACGCCGCGCCGGTCAGCCGCGTGCTGGCGCAGTTCTCGCCGCCGCGCGCGCAGGCCGTCATCGCGGCCGGCCCGCAGTTCAACTTCGACCAGCCGCTGCGCGAGGCGCGCGACGAGTTCGAGCGCGCCTACTTCGAGCACCACATCGGCCTCGAGGGCGGCAATATGAGCCGCGTGGCGGACAAGGTCGGGCTCGAACGGACGCACCTCTACCGCAAACTCAAGCAGCTCGGCGTCCAGGTCATCAAGCGGCCGCGGGCCTAG
- a CDS encoding sensor histidine kinase — protein MPVRNTLILLGSLGVILLFLLATAAGNSTVFGRYYEPLLGLNILMIVGLAALVATRLLKLRRQVSARLFGSRLAWRLTLMFALVAVLPGALVYTLSVQFLTKSIETWFDVRVDSALDSGLNLGRKALDYSLDDLKQKAHYMAGELAGDFDAQALTTLSRLREQYNVQEASLFDGRGRVIAHVGDEYANPVPLVPERNVLKQVLAQQPYRELESTPSYGLSLRVIVPVNPSYGSGIGVETRALQLIQPVPRQLARDAEQVEEMRNNYKLLSLSRSVLKKSYGLTLTLALLMALLAAVVLGMFLSEKLAAPLTVLAAGTRAVAQGDYSQVQPVVSQDELGTLTHSFNRMTRQLSEARDQLEREQRETVAAKAYLETVLASLTAGVLTFDERWKLRAANLSAEAILHAEIERLDGLRLELWPERFPHLAGFAEGMMAAFGEIDGDWHRQLELPFEGSTRILLTHGARLIAEGERRGAVVVFDDVTDLLRAQRDAAWGEVAKRLAHEIRNPLTPIQLAAERLEFKLADKLDDPGREVLTRSTHTIVAQVGALKRMVDEFREYARQPSLQLVPVDLRALLDEVMVLYESAPVERETVGEDALRVMADPTRLRQVVHNLLKNAQEAVGEDIFARIKLRTERRGKTVRLSVEDNGPGFDEAILQRVFEPYATTKQKGTGLGLAVVKKIIDEHHGQIAAFNVEPHGACVRIDLPIADQTGERTSG, from the coding sequence ATGCCCGTTCGCAATACCCTGATCCTGCTCGGCTCGCTGGGCGTCATCCTGCTGTTCCTGCTCGCCACCGCGGCCGGCAATTCGACCGTGTTCGGCCGCTATTACGAGCCGCTGCTCGGCCTCAACATCCTGATGATCGTCGGCCTCGCCGCGCTGGTGGCGACGCGGCTCCTGAAGCTGCGGCGCCAGGTCAGCGCCCGGCTGTTCGGTTCGCGCCTGGCCTGGCGGCTCACCCTGATGTTCGCGCTGGTGGCGGTGCTGCCCGGCGCGCTGGTCTACACGCTGTCGGTGCAGTTCCTCACCAAGTCGATCGAGACCTGGTTCGACGTGCGCGTCGACAGCGCGCTCGACAGCGGCCTGAACCTCGGCCGCAAGGCACTCGACTATTCGCTCGACGACCTCAAGCAGAAGGCCCACTACATGGCCGGCGAGCTGGCCGGCGATTTCGACGCCCAGGCGCTGACCACGCTGTCGCGGCTGCGCGAGCAGTACAACGTGCAGGAGGCCAGCCTGTTCGACGGCCGCGGCCGGGTGATCGCCCACGTCGGCGACGAATACGCCAACCCGGTGCCGCTGGTGCCCGAGCGCAACGTGCTCAAGCAGGTGCTGGCGCAGCAGCCCTACCGCGAGCTCGAATCGACGCCGAGCTACGGCCTGAGCCTGCGCGTGATCGTGCCGGTGAACCCGAGCTACGGCAGCGGCATCGGCGTCGAGACGCGCGCGCTGCAGCTGATCCAGCCGGTGCCGCGCCAGCTGGCGCGCGACGCCGAGCAGGTCGAGGAGATGCGCAACAACTACAAGCTGCTGTCGCTGTCGCGCTCGGTGCTGAAGAAGAGCTACGGCCTGACGCTGACGCTGGCGCTGCTGATGGCGCTGCTGGCCGCGGTGGTGCTCGGCATGTTCCTGTCGGAAAAGCTCGCCGCGCCGCTCACCGTGCTGGCGGCCGGCACGCGCGCGGTGGCGCAGGGCGACTATTCGCAGGTGCAGCCGGTGGTGAGCCAGGACGAGCTCGGCACGCTCACGCACAGCTTCAACCGCATGACGCGGCAGCTGTCGGAGGCGCGCGACCAGCTCGAGCGCGAGCAGCGCGAAACGGTGGCGGCCAAGGCCTACCTCGAGACCGTGCTGGCCAGCCTGACCGCCGGCGTGCTGACCTTCGACGAGCGCTGGAAGCTGCGCGCCGCCAACCTCAGCGCCGAGGCGATCCTGCATGCCGAGATCGAGCGGCTCGACGGCCTGCGGCTCGAGCTGTGGCCCGAGCGCTTCCCGCACCTGGCCGGCTTCGCCGAGGGCATGATGGCGGCCTTCGGCGAGATCGACGGCGACTGGCACCGCCAGCTCGAGCTGCCGTTCGAGGGCAGCACCCGCATCCTGCTGACCCACGGCGCGCGGCTGATCGCCGAGGGCGAACGGCGCGGCGCGGTGGTGGTGTTCGACGACGTCACCGACCTGCTGCGCGCCCAGCGCGACGCCGCCTGGGGCGAGGTGGCCAAGCGGCTGGCGCACGAGATCCGCAATCCGCTGACGCCGATCCAGCTGGCCGCCGAGCGGCTCGAATTCAAGCTGGCGGACAAGCTCGACGATCCAGGCCGCGAGGTGCTGACGCGCTCGACCCACACCATCGTGGCCCAGGTCGGCGCGCTCAAGCGGATGGTCGACGAATTCCGCGAATACGCGCGCCAGCCCTCGCTGCAGCTGGTGCCGGTCGATCTGCGCGCGCTGCTGGACGAGGTGATGGTGCTGTACGAGAGCGCTCCGGTCGAACGCGAAACGGTGGGCGAGGATGCGCTCCGCGTGATGGCCGACCCGACCCGGCTGCGCCAGGTGGTGCACAACCTGCTCAAGAACGCGCAGGAGGCGGTCGGCGAAGATATCTTCGCGCGCATCAAGCTGCGTACCGAACGACGCGGGAAAACGGTACGATTGTCGGTCGAAGACAACGGTCCGGGTTTCGACGAGGCAATTTTGCAACGTGTCTTCGAGCCCTATGCAACAACCAAGCAGAAGGGCACCGGGCTCGGCCTGGCCGTGGTGAAGAAAATCATCGACGAACATCACGGCCAGATCGCGGCCTTCAACGTGGAGCCGCACGGCGCCTGCGTCCGTATCGATCTGCCGATCGCAGATCAAACAGGGGAGAGAACGAGTGGGTAG
- a CDS encoding DUF4390 domain-containing protein, translating to MGFFTRCCTRLRLSLLALLAGLLMAQAGAAGIRLESAAGLESEGRLALDARYVVSLDAVHENALLAGVPLVFAVEFTLTKPRWYWAWRRMADWFNPTARIEYKLSYHALTRSYRVGVGTLYQSYDTLSEALRGLGVVRDWQVAERGSVTRKLDSRFAGELTMRLDTSRLPKPLQLSLLGDDWTLESATTAVEFGEAK from the coding sequence ATGGGTTTTTTTACGCGCTGCTGTACAAGACTCCGACTTAGCCTGCTGGCCTTGCTGGCCGGCCTGCTCATGGCGCAGGCGGGCGCGGCCGGCATCCGGCTCGAAAGCGCGGCCGGGCTCGAGAGCGAAGGCCGGCTGGCGCTCGACGCGCGCTACGTGGTGAGCCTCGACGCGGTGCACGAGAACGCGCTGCTGGCCGGCGTCCCGCTGGTGTTCGCGGTCGAGTTCACCCTCACCAAGCCGCGCTGGTACTGGGCCTGGCGACGCATGGCCGACTGGTTCAATCCCACCGCGCGCATCGAATACAAGCTGTCCTACCACGCGCTGACGCGCAGCTACCGCGTCGGCGTCGGCACCCTCTACCAGAGTTACGACACCCTCAGCGAGGCGCTGCGCGGGCTCGGCGTGGTGCGCGACTGGCAGGTCGCCGAGCGCGGCTCGGTCACCCGCAAGCTCGACAGCCGCTTCGCCGGCGAGCTGACGATGCGGCTCGATACCTCCAGGCTGCCCAAGCCGCTGCAGCTGAGCCTGCTCGGCGACGACTGGACGCTCGAGTCCGCCACGACCGCCGTCGAATTCGGCGAAGCGAAATAG